Proteins encoded within one genomic window of Oncorhynchus nerka isolate Pitt River linkage group LG17, Oner_Uvic_2.0, whole genome shotgun sequence:
- the LOC115145187 gene encoding protein Dr1-like, with the protein MASSSGNDDDLTIPRAAINKMIKETLPNVRVANDARELVVNCCTEFIHLISSEANEICNKSEKKTISPEHVINALESLGFASYITEVKDVLQECKTVALKRRKASSRLENLGIPEEELLRQQQELFAKARQQQAELAQQEWLQMQQAAQQAQLAAASASAGQQAGSSLDEDDEDDM; encoded by the exons ATGGCTTCTTCGTCGGGAAACGATGACGACCTCACCATTCCCAGGGCAGCTATCAACAAAATGATCAAAGAAACTTTGCCCAACGTACGGGTTGCCAACGATGCGAGAGAACTTGTTGTGAACTGTTGCACAGAGTTCATACATCTAATTTCATCAGAGGCGAATGAAATATGTAACAAGTCTGAAAAGAAGACTATATCTCCTGAACATGTTATTaatg CACTTGAAAGCCTGGGTTTTGCGTCGTACATCACAGAGGTGAAGGATGTCTTGCAGGAATGTAAAACTGTAGCACTTAAGAGGAGAAAGGCCAGCTCTCGCCTGGAAAACCTGGGTATACCAGAGGAAGAGCTCCTTAGACAACAACAGGAACTCTTTGCTAAG GCACGGCAACAGCAAGCAGAGCTAGCCCAGCAGGAGTGGCTCCAGATGCAGCAGGCTGCCCAGCAGGCCCAGTTGGCTGCAGCATCTGCCAGTGCTGGACAGCAGGCTGGCTCCTCACTGGATGAGGATGACGAGGATGACATGTGA